Proteins found in one Pyrus communis chromosome 15, drPyrComm1.1, whole genome shotgun sequence genomic segment:
- the LOC137716983 gene encoding oleosin Ara h 15.0101-like has product MADQSRQQQLTRKLHDQDQDQWQLLAPSFSAAGQTGKFLTAGAAGITLLMLSGLTFTGTVMTLIMATPVLVLFSPVLVPAAIVLFLTAAGLVFSGGCGMAAIPAFSWMYKNVSSYVAAKKRGNPYGQFVQICL; this is encoded by the coding sequence ATGGCCGATCAATCACGACAGCAACAGCTGACCCGAAAGCTCCACGACCAAGACCAGGACCAGTGGCAGCTGTTGGCCCCCTCCTTCTCCGCAGCCGGCCAGACTGGCAAGTTCCTGACCGCGGGCGCAGCTGGTATAACCCTCCTGATGTTATCCGGCTTAACTTTCACCGGGACAGTGATGACCCTCATCATGGCCACCCCGGTTCTGGTCCTGTTTAGTCCGGTTCTAGTACCCGCTGCGATTGTCCTGTTCCTGACGGCAGCTGGTCTTGTTTTCTCCGGCGGGTGCGGGATGGCAGCAATACCGGCGTTTTCGTGGATGTATAAGAACGTGTCGAGTTATGTGGCTGCTAAGAAAAGGGGTAACCCGTATGGGCAGTTCGTACAAATTTGTTTGTAG
- the LOC137717501 gene encoding serine/threonine-protein kinase Aurora-1, with translation MAIAAENQVPQEKASSEVSATETRRWTLNDFDIGKPLGRGKFGHVYLAREKRSNHIVALKVLFKSQLQQSQVEHQLRREVEIQSHLRHPNILRLYGYFYDQKRVYLILEYAAKGELYKELQKCKYFGERRAATYVASLARALIYCHGKHVIHRDIKPENLLIGAQGELKIADFGWSVHTFNRRRTMCGTLDYLPPEMVESVEHDASVDIWSLGILCYEFLYGVPPFEAKEHSDTYRRIVQVDLKFPPKPIVSAHAKDLISQMLVKDSAQRLPLHKLLEHPWIVQNAEPSGVYRI, from the exons atgGCGATTGCTGCGGAGAACCAGGTCCCCCAAGAGAAG GCATCTTCGGAGGTTTCGGCGACGGAGACAAGAAGATGGACGCTCAACGACTTCGATATCGGAAAGCCTCTCGGACGAGGAAAGTTTGGTCACGTCTATTTGGCAAGAGAGAAGAGG AGCAATCACATCGTCGCACTCAAAGTCCTCTTTAAGAGCCAGCTGCAGCAGTCTCAGGTTGAACATCAGCTTCGTCGTGAAGTTGAGATACAAAGTCATCTTCGACATCCCAATATCCTACGCCTTTACGGCTACTTTTATGATCAG AAACGAGTTTATTTGATATTAGAATATGCTGCTAAAGGTGAACTGTACAAGGAACTACAGAAGTGTAAATACTTTGGTGAAAGACGTGCTGCCACT TATGTTGCATCATTAGCCCGTGCCCTTATATACTGCCATGGAAAGCACGTAATTCATAGAGATATCAAACCAGAAAACCTACTCATTGGTGCACAG GGTGAACTCAAGATAGCAGATTTTGGGTGGTCAGTGCACACATTCAACCGCAGGCGGACAATGTGTGGCACTCTTGATTACCTCCCTCCTGAGATGG TGGAGAGTGTAGAGCATGATGCTAGTGTGGATATCTGGAGCCTTGGCATCCTGTGCTATGAGTTCCTATACGGAGTCCCACCTTTCGAGGCCAAGGAGCATTCAGACACATATAGAAG GATTGTGCAAGTGGATCTGAAGTTTCCTCCGAAACCAATTGTCTCTGCTCATGCAAAGGACCTCATTAGTCAG ATGCTTGTCAAGGATTCTGCTCAACGCCTGCCGTTACACAAGCTTCTTGAACATCCATGGATTGTTCAGAACGCCGAGCCCTCTGGCGTATATAGGATATAA
- the LOC137717502 gene encoding ATP-dependent 6-phosphofructokinase 6-like, with protein sequence MGDLKPAAKAMCPAGNVQMKVVKGDFGYVLEDVPHLSDYLSDLPTYPNPLRSNPAYSVVKQYFVHVDDTVAQKIVVHTDSPRGTHFRRAGPRQKVYFDPAEVHACIVTCGGLCPGLNTVIREIVCGLYHMYGVSKVLGIDGGYKGFYARNTVTLTPKVVNDIHKRGGTIIGTSRGGHDTGKIVDSIQDRGINQVFIIGGDGTQKGAAVIYEEIRRRGLKVSVAGIPKTIDNDIPVIDRSFGFDTAVEEAQRAINAAHVEAESIENGIGVVKLMGRYSGFIAMYATLASRDVDCCLIPESPFYLEGKGGLFEYIEKRLKENGHMVIVIAEGAGQDLLSESLQSMNQQDASGNKLLKDVGLWISQRIKSHFGRQQKLAINLKYIDPTYMIRAIPSNAADNVYCTLLAQSAVHGAMAGYTGFTCGPVNGRHSYIPFNHITEKQNKVVITDRMWARLLSSTNQPSFLNPKDVKEVLEEEEPPTQMLEGENCKDSKFATKDIPTMS encoded by the exons ATGGGCGATTTGAAACCCGCCGCGAAGGCAATGTGTCCCGCCGGAAACGTGCAGATGAAGGTGGTCAAGGGCGACTTCGGCTACGTGCTCGAAGACGTCCCCCATCTCTCCGATTACTTGTCCGATCTTCCT ACTTATCCCAATCCGTTGAGATCCAATCCTGCTTATTCAGTTGTAAA GCAGTATTTTGTTCACGTCGATGACACCGTTGCTCAAAAG ATTGTTGTTCACACGGATAGTCCGAGGGGGACTCACTTCCGGCGAGCAGGACCACGCCAGAAG gTTTATTTCGACCCGGCTGAAGTTCACGCTTGTATTGTAACATGTGGTGGTTTGTGCCCGGGACTCAACACCGTGATCAGGGAAATTGTGTGTGGACTTTATCACATGTATGGTGTTTCGAAAGTTCTTGGGATAGAC GGAGGATACAAGGGTTTCTATGCCCGAAACACCGTTACCTTGACACCCAAGGTTGTCAATGACATCCACAAACGTGGTGGTACTATCATTGGTACATCGCGAGGAGGACATGATACCGGAAAGATAGTTGACAGCATTCAGGATCGTGGAATTAATCAA GTTTTCATAATCGGAGGTGATGGAACTCAAAAAGGAGCAGCTGTCATATATGAG GAAATTAGGCGGCGTGGCCTCAAAGTTTCTGTTGCAGGAATTCCGAAAACCATAGACAATGACATTCCG GTCATAGACAGATCTTTTGGCTTTGATACTGCGGTTGAGGAGGCTCAACGTGCCATTAATGCAGCTCATGTTGAAGCTGAAAGTATTGAGAACGGTATTGGTGTTGTGAAGCTAATGGGACGCTACAGTG GTTTCATAGCTATGTATGCTACACTTGCCAGCCGAGATGTGGACTGTTGTTTGATTCCAGAGTCTCCCTTCTATCTTGAGGGGAAAGGTGGACTTTTTGAGTACATTGAAAAACGACTAAAAGAAAATGGGCATATGGTTATTGTGATAGCTGAGGGTGCAGGACAAGATCTTCTGTCAGAGAGCTTGCAATCCATGAACCAGCAGGATGCTTCAGGAAACAAGCTACTTAAAGATGTTGGGCTATGGATTTCTCAGAGGATAAAG AGTCACTTCGGAAGACAACAGAAGCTTGCCATTAATCTTAAGTATATAG ATCCAACGTACATGATCAGGGCTATTCCAAGCAATGCAGCCGACAATGTCTACTGCACACTCCTTGCTCAAAGTGCTGTTCATGGAGCAATGGCAGGGTACACAGGCTTCACATGTGGGCCTGTCAATGGAAGGCATTCTTATATTCCTTTCAAT CATATTACAGAGAAGCAGAACAAGGTTGTGATTACTGATAGGATGTGGGCGCGACTCCTTTCTTCGACCAACCAACCGAGTTTCTTGAACCCTAAAGACGTCAAGGaagtcctagaagaggaagagcCTCCAACCCAAATGTTGGAAGGGGAAAACTGTAAAGATAGCAAGTTCGCAACAAAAGACATCCCTACCATGTCGTGA
- the LOC137717569 gene encoding profilin: protein MSWQQYVDDHLMCDIDGNRLTAAAILGQDGSVWAQSATFPAFKPEEIAAILKDFDQPGTLAPTGLFLGGTKYMVIQGEAGAVIRGKKGSGGITIKKTSQALLIGIYDEPVTPGQCNIVVERLGDYLIEQGL, encoded by the exons ATGTCGTGGCAGCAGTACGTCGACGACCACCTGATGTGCGATATCGACGGCAACCGCCTCACCGCCGCCGCTATCCTTGGCCAAGACGGCAGCGTTTGGGCTCAGAGCGCCACTTTCCCTGCT TTTAAGCCTGAGGAGATTGCCGCAATTCTGAAAGATTTCGATCAACCCGGAACACTTGCCCCAACTGGATTATTCCTTGGTGGGACGAAGTATATGGTGATCCAGGGTGAAGCCGGCGCTGTCATTCGAGGAAAGAAG GGTTCGGGTGGAATTACTATCAAGAAGACCAGCCAGGCCCTGTTAATCGGTATATATGATGAGCCTGTGACTCCTGGGCAGTGCAACATAGTTGTTGAGAGGCTGGGCGATTACCTGATCGAGCAGGGTCTCTAA